DNA sequence from the Brachybacterium avium genome:
CGAGCGCCACCCCACGCTCTGACCGAGCGCGGTGGAGGCCGGGACCCCGATCATGGTGGCGATCGTCAGGCCCAGCATCACCAGCGACACCGAGCGGGCACGGCGCCCGGGCGGGGAGAGACGAGCGGCGACCAGCGACGCGACCCCGAAGTAGGCGCCATGGGGGAGCCCGGCGATGAAGCGGGCGCTGGCCAGCGTGGCGAAGTCCGGCGCGATCGCGGAGAGCAGGTTCCCGAGCCCGATCAGGCCGATCAGCAGCACCAGCAGCCGCGCACGCGGGATCCGCACCGCCGCGATGGTCACCAGCGGCGCACCGATCACCACGCCGAGCGCGTACAGGGTGATGAGCATTCCGGCCTGCGGGATGGACACCTCGAGGTCACGGGCGATCTGGGGCAACAGGCCCATGCTCGCGAACTCGGTGGTCCCGATCGCGAAGGCGCCCAGCGACATCGCGACGATGACCAGTCGCAGACGGCCGGGGGACAGCGGTGCGGACGGCGTCGGCGTATGCGACATCGGGGAGCCTCCAGCGCGGTTCGGGATGGACACGCTGCCGACGCTGGAAGCGGTGAGTTCCTCCCGATCCTAGGCCCGACGCCCCTTCTGCGGCCAGGCGTCGTGACCTTTTCCGTGCCCTTGCAGCCGGCTCATGAGTCTGCGCACCGGCGGGGAGCGTCGGCGAGGACCATCGCGCAGCGGTGCCGGCGGTGAACGGAGAGGCCGCTCACTCAGTCCCGTCCGGCCCCACTGCTGTGCCCTCCTCGGGGCGGCGTGCCCGCGACCACTCGCTGAGCTCCTGCTCGTGCGCTCGGTTGTAAGGCAGGAGGAGCAGCGGGACCAGACCCACCAGGGCGAAGAGGATCGGCACCCCGGCGGTGGCGAGCCGGATCGCCTCCTGGGTCTGCGGGGTCTGCACCTCGGCGGTGATGTCGTAGCCGCCGGCGGTGAGGATCGCCATGTACAGCACCATCTGCACCCCGGCGATCGGCGCGGTCAGCAGCGCCCGGACCGAGGCGATCGAGCCCGCCTTGCGCACCCCGGTGAGGCGCTCGTTGTCGTCGATCAGCGCAGCATCCAGTGCGGTGGTGGCGGTGGAGACCGTGTACCTGCCGCTCATGATCAGCAGATAGCACAGCAGCACGTTCCACCAGGTGTCGGCCCAGAGCAGCAGGAGCGTGAAACCGCCGAGATAGGGCAGCGCGGCGACCCACAACGCGGTGCGCGAGCCCAGGCGCTTGATGCCGCGCGCGATCAGTGGCAGCAGCACCAGCACGGCGAGCATCGAGCCGGTGTCCGCGAGGGTGGCCTGGGTGCCGGTGGAGCGCACGACATGATCCATGAAGTACAGGAACGCGGTGAAGTAGATCCCCATCGGTGCCATGAACAGCATGCCGTGGAAGAACAGCGCCCAGAACGCCCGCATCCGCACCACGGAGCGCAGGTCCCCCAGCAGGCGGGAGGCGGTCACCGGCGCGGCGCCGCCATCACCCTGCTCGTAGAGCTCCGGCGGGTCGCGCAGGGCCCAGGCCGCGAACGCGTAGACGGCGCCGTTGACCAGCACCACGCCCATCAGCATCACGTTCAGCGTGATCCGTTCGG
Encoded proteins:
- a CDS encoding MFS transporter, with the translated sequence MAMPLKRRLLLATPLPAAWMSSVIIHNVYVKFYTDVVGMDPRYVGWVYLIFNVWNVLNDPVFGVLLDKMRYRPGKGKFLLVMRVTIPFLLLGLVLMAWTPSSWSQAAIFTVFLVELFLFDVASTLYLISATSYVYLAAPTREDRIDVEVARAWIGNVISAVATVVATQMLVGDAITERITLNVMLMGVVLVNGAVYAFAAWALRDPPELYEQGDGGAAPVTASRLLGDLRSVVRMRAFWALFFHGMLFMAPMGIYFTAFLYFMDHVVRSTGTQATLADTGSMLAVLVLLPLIARGIKRLGSRTALWVAALPYLGGFTLLLLWADTWWNVLLCYLLIMSGRYTVSTATTALDAALIDDNERLTGVRKAGSIASVRALLTAPIAGVQMVLYMAILTAGGYDITAEVQTPQTQEAIRLATAGVPILFALVGLVPLLLLPYNRAHEQELSEWSRARRPEEGTAVGPDGTE